Proteins encoded within one genomic window of Humulus lupulus chromosome 1, drHumLupu1.1, whole genome shotgun sequence:
- the LOC133832303 gene encoding uncharacterized protein LOC133832303 — MAILVLVAFKLLNTELGGFRRTELLAWWLKEVEDDGLFDTEDNVEDSDQSDDLAAGLHDAIGSKYFDIGPTSDFNDESPLNVDDKYDAFFESLHKPLYNNFKGFSVLSATVKLMNLKVLNKWTDKSFNGLLECLREILPEGNQCPGNYYQTRKLLCEVGLGYEQIDVCQYDCALFYGENANAVSCPVRKNEAGILRHPADEDAWKHFNNVYPDFAADSRSVRMGLASDGFNPFSNMTSTYSLWPMILIPYNMPPWASPNGTNYLMSLLIPGPKSPGKDYDVFLMPLIEELKELWDGVNAYDLYGQCMFKLRAAVLWTISDFPAYAYLSGWSTAGKLACPVCLEDTRSRRITDKQCFMGHRCYLKRNHSWRKSKEYDGSTELRGPPRTFTGDDILKQLDEIPIHTPGKAPSNSSRKRKRGEKKLNWCKRSVLFELPYWSKLLLRHNLDVIHIEKNVCDNIIGTLLDIEGKSNDTLKARKDLKNLNIREELWLKKDPSNNKLEKPYASYTLMREECKDFCKFIQSVRLPDGYASNISRCVTDNDKLGGMKTHDCHVLLHKIFPAALLPFLTDNIRGTLIELCQFFQKICAKTLQISDIEELRDGIVIILCKLEKIFPPSFFTIMVHLCVHLPDQVLLGGPVASRWMFGIELHMGLYKKYVRNMSRPDDSIAEAFVVDEAVTFLSRYVSNIETRFTRPERNWDIPSPNHKLDVFNSNVRPLGASTIKLLQNWRQVVQCDHIKFLEEKCLSDSEVALEHKEQFPSWFKNKVSQMRVQKSPLANDDLYSLSQGPLEQYNTYQSCDHDNINILYYGVLIEILQLSFVLDRKVFLFRCKWYNSNPKGRSIVVDHNFTSINTSTDWYSNEPFILATQAQQVFYLLDMKCGSNWRIVQKVNHRYIYDIPEIMEETVNNDVFQEEESFQLPPFQPTEDFIESSSLVRLDFPSITLSDQLVVDLFLNQSQNVDKDSDLDEDFDEGNIFSNNETFLSSDDTKSYTESKCDDDADS, encoded by the exons GAAGTAGAAGATGATGGATTATTCGATACCGAGGATAATGTTGAAGATTCGGATCAGAGTGATGATTTGGCGGCAGGTCTTCATGATGCTATTGGTAGTAAGTATTTTGACATTGGTCCAACTAGTGACTTCAATGATGAATCTCCACTTAATGTGGATGACAAGTATGATGCATTTTTTGAGTCACTTCATAAGCCTTTGTACAATAATTTTAAAGGTTTCTCTGTCTTAAGCGCGACGGTGAAGTTGATGAATCTCAAAGTGCTTAACAAATGGACAGATAAATCATTCAACGGTCTTTTGGAGTGTTTGAGAGAGATATTGCCTGAGGGTAATCAGTGCCCAGGGAATTATTACCAGACGAGGAAGCTTCTTTGTGAAGTGGGCTTAGGCTATGAGCAAATTGATGTTTGTCAATACGATTGTGCATTGTTTTATGGTGAGAATGCAAATGCAGTGTCATGTCCT GTACGAAAAAATGAAGCTGGGATTTTACGTCATCCTGCTGATGAGGATGCTTGGAAGCATTTCAACAATGTTTATCCTGACTTTGCAGCTGATTCTAGGAGTGTACGAATGGGGTTGGCGTCAGATGGGTTTAACCCTTTCTCTAATATGACATCAACCTATAGTTTGTGGCCAATGATATTAATTCCGTACAATATGCCACCTTGGGCTTCTCCTAATGGAACAAACTATCTCATGTCTTTGTTAATTCCAGGTCCTAAATCTCCTGGAAAAGATTACGATGTGTTCTTGATGCCATTAATTGAAGAGCTTAAAGAGTTATGGGATGGAGTCAATGCATATGATTTGTATGGTCAATGCATGTTTAAACTTCGAGCTGCAGTCTTGTGGACAATTAGTGATTTTCCTGCTTATGCATACTTGTCTGGGTGGAGCACTGCTGGTAAATTAGCATGTCCTGTTTGTCTTGAAGATACAAGATCTAGAAGAATAACTGACAAACAATGTTTCATGGGACATCGATGTTATTTGAAAAGAAACCATTCTTGGAGAAAAAGTAAAGAATATGATGGATCTACTGAATTACGTGGCCCTCCTAGAACTTTTACTGGTGATGACATTTTAAAGCAATTGGATGAAATTCCTATTCATACCCCTGGTAAAGCACCAAGTAATTCTTCAAGAAAACGTAAGCGTGGAGAGAAAAAGCTGAATTGGTGTAAAAGAAGTGTTTTGTTTGAATTGCCATACTGGTCAAAGCTCTTGTTGCGTCACAATCTTGATGTGATTcatatagagaaaaatgtatgtgataacATTATTGGAACACTTTTAGACATTGAAGGTAAATCGAATGACACTTTAAAAGCTCGTAAGGATTTAAAAAATCTTAATATTCGTGAAGAGCTTTGGCTGAAGAAGGACCCATCTAATAACAAGCTTGAAAAACCTTATGCTAGTTACACTTTGATGAGAGAAGAATGCAAAGATTTTTGTAAATTCATTCAAAGTGTTAGATTACCAGATGGATATGCTTCGAATATTAGTCGATGTGTAACAGATAATGACAAACTAGGAGGAATGAAAACTCATGATTGTCATGTTTTACTTCATAAGATATTTCCAGCTGCATTACTTCCTTTTTTGACAGACAACATTCGTGGTACTTTGATTGAACTCTGCCAATTCTTTCAAAAAATTTGTGCAAAAACATTACAAATTTCTGACATAGAAGAATTGAGAGATGGAATTGTAataattttgtgcaagttggaaaagatatttccaccatcattttttaCCATAATGGTTCATCTTTGTGTTCACCTACCCGATCAAGTGTTATTAGGTGGTCCAGTTGCTTCGAGATGGATGTTTGGGATAGAACTCCATATGGGTTTGTACAAGAAATATGTGAGAAACATGTCTCGGCCTGATGATTCAATAGCAGAAGCTTTTGTTGTAGATGAAGCTGTAACTTTCTTGTCAAGATATGTTTCTAACATAGAGACAAGATTCACAAGACCCGAGCGTAATTGGGATATACCTTCTCCAAATCATAAGTTAGATGTTTTCAACTCCAATGTTCGTCCATTAGGGGCATCTACTATCAAATTGCTTCAAAATTGGAGACAAGTTGTTCAATG TGATCATATAAAGTTTTTGGAAGAAAAATGTCTTTCAGATTCAGAAGTTGCCTTAGAGCACAAAGAACAATTTCCTTCTTGGTTTAAGAATAAA GTGTCTCAAATGCGAGTTCAAAAATCACCTCTTGCCAATGATGATTTGTACtctttatctcaaggtccacttGAACAGTACAACACCTACCAAAGTT GTGATCATGACAATATTAATATCCTATATTATGGTGTCTTGATTGAGATTTTGCAGTTGTCATTCGTTTTAGATCGAAAGGTGTTCTTATTTCGTTGCAAGTGGTATAACTCTAATCCAAAAGGTAGATCAATTGTTGTGGATCATAATTTTACTTCCATCAATACATCTACTGATTGGTATTCTAATGAACCATTTATCTTGGCAACTCAAGCACAACAAGTTTTCTATTTGCTTGATATGAAGTGTGGTTCAAATTGGCGGATTGTTCAAAAAGTAAATCATCGATATATTTATGACATTCCTGAAATTATGGAAGAGACAGTAAATAATGATGTGTTTCAAGAAGAAGAATCATTTCAATTGCCACCTTTTCAACCAACTGAGGATTTCATTGAAAGTTCGTCTTTAGTTCGATTAGATTTTCCTTCTATAACTCTTTCAGACCAACTTGTTGTTGATTTATTTTTAAACCAAAGTCAAAATGTTGACAAGGATAGTGACTTAGACGAAGATTTTGATGAAggaaatatattctctaataatGAAACATTTCTCTCAAGTGATGACACCAAAAGTTATACAGAATCTAAATGTGATGATGATGCAGATTCTTAA